Proteins found in one Mesorhizobium sp. CAU 1732 genomic segment:
- a CDS encoding carboxymuconolactone decarboxylase family protein gives MTARLNPFAAAPAMMKSWAGASIAIASSLDPSLVELVKIRASQINGCANCINMHTVEAREKGETEQRIYLLSAWREAPCYTDRERAALGWTEALTRLSEGHTHPHAYEALDAHFTEEEQVKLTLMINVINGWNRLAVGFGLWAEPAAAKEAARAAAA, from the coding sequence ATGACTGCCAGACTTAATCCGTTTGCCGCCGCTCCCGCGATGATGAAGAGCTGGGCCGGTGCGTCCATCGCCATCGCTTCCAGCCTCGACCCGAGCCTTGTCGAGCTTGTGAAGATTCGCGCGTCCCAGATCAACGGATGCGCCAACTGCATCAACATGCACACGGTGGAAGCGCGCGAAAAGGGTGAAACCGAGCAGCGCATCTACCTGCTGTCGGCCTGGCGCGAGGCGCCTTGCTATACCGACCGCGAACGTGCCGCGCTTGGCTGGACCGAGGCCCTGACGCGGCTTTCCGAAGGCCATACGCACCCACATGCATACGAAGCCCTGGATGCCCATTTCACGGAGGAGGAACAGGTCAAGCTCACCTTGATGATCAATGTGATCAACGGGTGGAACCGCCTCGCGGTCGGTTTCGGCCTGTGGGCCGAACCGGCGGCGGCGAAAGAGGCTGCGAGGGCCGCTGCCGCATGA
- a CDS encoding HPP family protein: MREFLKTLLIRHEPPIAISANLRAGVAAIIGMSLVGAISAWTGLPLLLAPLGATAGLLFGQPSSPLSQPVNVMGGYLVGTIVCEGAFLFFPGEWIAVAAAVGLTIVLMRGLRVTHSPAAALPILGFGEPVHGLELFMVVFLSSVLLIALAFVVHRIPPRRPYPLPADHSD; encoded by the coding sequence ATGCGTGAATTTCTGAAAACCCTCCTCATCCGCCATGAGCCTCCGATCGCGATTTCGGCAAATCTGCGCGCCGGGGTCGCCGCGATCATCGGCATGTCTCTCGTCGGCGCGATCTCCGCGTGGACCGGACTGCCGCTTCTCCTGGCGCCGCTCGGTGCGACAGCCGGCCTGCTGTTCGGTCAGCCGTCCAGCCCGCTTTCGCAGCCGGTGAACGTGATGGGCGGGTATCTCGTCGGCACGATCGTCTGCGAGGGAGCGTTCCTCTTCTTTCCCGGCGAATGGATCGCCGTCGCGGCCGCCGTGGGTCTGACGATCGTTCTGATGAGAGGGTTGCGGGTCACGCACTCGCCTGCCGCCGCATTGCCGATACTGGGCTTCGGCGAGCCGGTTCATGGCCTCGAACTGTTCATGGTGGTCTTCCTGTCGAGCGTTCTCCTGATCGCGCTGGCTTTCGTCGTCCACCGTATTCCGCCGAGACGACCCTATCCGCTCCCGGCCGATCACAGCGACTGA
- a CDS encoding glycine C-acetyltransferase: MTNAFLTHLSGELDALKSVGLYKSERVISSMQSAQIEVGGKSVLNFCANNYLGLADSEDLRNAAKATIDRYGYGMASVRFICGTQEEHKQLEDRISQFLRMEDTILYSSCFDANAGLFETLLTEEDAIISDALNHASIIDGVRLSKARRYRYANNDMAELRARLEEAKDARFRLIATDGVFSMDGIIANLRGVCDLAEEYGAMVMVDDSHAVGFVGQHGRGSAEHCGVEGRVDIITGTLGKALGGASGGYTSGKKEVVDWLRQRSRPYLFSNTLMPAIAGASLKVFDMIDDGDGLRQKLYGNAEHFRSAMTDAGFKLAGADHPIIPVMIGDAALAGEMAARMLERGIYVVGFSFPVVPKGQARIRTQMSAAHSRNDIDRAVTAFAEVSKELGIV; this comes from the coding sequence ATGACCAACGCTTTCCTCACCCATCTCTCCGGCGAACTCGACGCGCTCAAGTCGGTCGGGCTCTACAAGTCCGAGCGGGTCATCTCGTCCATGCAGTCGGCGCAGATCGAGGTCGGCGGCAAATCCGTCCTCAATTTCTGCGCAAACAACTATCTCGGCCTCGCCGACAGCGAAGATCTGCGCAACGCCGCCAAGGCCACGATCGATCGCTATGGCTACGGCATGGCCTCGGTGCGGTTCATCTGCGGCACGCAGGAGGAACACAAGCAACTGGAAGACCGCATTTCGCAGTTTTTGCGCATGGAGGACACGATCCTCTATTCCTCATGCTTCGACGCCAATGCCGGCCTGTTCGAGACGCTGCTCACGGAAGAGGACGCGATCATTTCCGACGCGCTCAACCACGCGTCCATCATCGACGGCGTGCGGCTTTCCAAGGCCCGGCGCTACCGTTACGCGAACAACGACATGGCGGAGCTGCGCGCCAGGCTCGAAGAAGCTAAGGATGCGCGCTTCCGGCTGATCGCGACCGACGGCGTCTTTTCGATGGACGGCATCATCGCCAATCTGCGCGGCGTCTGCGACCTCGCGGAGGAGTACGGCGCGATGGTCATGGTCGATGACAGCCATGCCGTCGGCTTCGTCGGCCAGCATGGTCGCGGCTCGGCCGAGCATTGCGGCGTCGAAGGCCGCGTCGACATCATCACCGGCACGCTCGGCAAGGCGCTTGGCGGCGCATCGGGGGGCTACACGTCGGGAAAGAAGGAGGTCGTCGACTGGCTACGCCAGCGTTCGCGCCCCTATCTCTTCTCCAACACGCTGATGCCGGCGATCGCGGGCGCGTCGCTCAAGGTCTTCGACATGATCGACGACGGTGACGGCCTTCGCCAGAAGCTCTACGGCAATGCCGAGCATTTCCGCTCCGCCATGACGGATGCCGGGTTCAAGCTTGCCGGCGCGGACCATCCGATCATCCCGGTGATGATCGGCGACGCGGCACTTGCCGGCGAGATGGCCGCCAGGATGCTGGAGCGCGGCATCTACGTCGTCGGTTTCTCGTTTCCGGTCGTTCCGAAAGGACAGGCCCGCATCCGCACCCAGATGTCGGCGGCGCATTCGCGCAACGACATCGACCGCGCCGTCACCGCCTTCGCGGAAGTCAGCAAGGAACTGGGCATCGTTTGA
- a CDS encoding trimethylamine methyltransferase family protein, whose translation MVTSVAGTMQTERRRERGGRVARREQRSHGSQGLGRPYIVRNIPTYDILGEENLLRIEKTADRILAEIGIEFRDDPVALDHWRRAGATIDGELVRFEPGMLREILKSAPASFTQHARNPERSIEIGGKSVVFSPAYGSPFVMDIDKGRRYGTIEDFRNFVKLAQSSPWLHHSGGTICEPVDVPVNKRHLDMVYSHIRYSDRGFMGSVTSEARAEDSIDMTRIVFGEDFVDQNCVILGNVNVNSPLVWDATMTTALRAYARANQAAVIVPFILGGAMGPVTNAGAIAQSLAETMAGCALTQLERKGAPVIFGNFLSSMSLRSGSPTFGTPEPAIGSMVIGQLARRLNLPLRCSGNFTTSKLPDAHAMNEGTMSMLAAVHCGANFILHSAGFLDGLLSMSYEKFVMDADFCGALHTYLDGVVIDDNQLALDAFREVGPGSHFFGCAHTMANYETAFWDSGVADNEPYEKWEAAGSEDAAIRANRAWKKTLAEYEAPPLDEAIDEALEDFMARRKAEMEDAWY comes from the coding sequence ATGGTCACTTCCGTAGCAGGCACGATGCAGACCGAGCGCAGGCGCGAGCGCGGCGGGCGGGTCGCGCGGCGCGAGCAACGCAGCCATGGATCGCAAGGGCTCGGGCGGCCCTATATCGTCCGCAACATCCCGACCTACGACATCCTCGGCGAAGAAAACCTCCTGCGGATCGAGAAAACCGCCGATCGTATCCTCGCTGAAATCGGCATCGAGTTCCGCGACGATCCGGTCGCGCTCGATCATTGGCGGCGTGCCGGCGCGACGATCGACGGGGAACTGGTGCGCTTCGAGCCCGGAATGCTGCGCGAAATCCTGAAATCCGCGCCGGCCTCCTTCACCCAGCATGCACGCAATCCCGAACGGTCGATCGAGATCGGCGGCAAGTCGGTCGTCTTTTCGCCCGCCTATGGCTCGCCCTTCGTCATGGATATCGACAAAGGCCGCCGCTACGGCACGATCGAGGATTTCCGCAACTTCGTGAAGCTGGCGCAATCGTCGCCCTGGCTGCATCATTCCGGCGGCACGATCTGCGAGCCGGTCGACGTGCCGGTCAACAAACGCCACCTCGACATGGTCTACAGCCACATCCGCTATTCCGATCGTGGTTTCATGGGATCGGTGACGTCGGAGGCGCGCGCCGAAGACTCCATCGACATGACGCGCATCGTCTTCGGAGAGGACTTCGTCGACCAAAACTGCGTCATCCTCGGCAATGTCAACGTCAACTCGCCGCTGGTGTGGGACGCGACCATGACCACCGCCCTGCGCGCCTATGCCCGCGCCAACCAGGCGGCGGTGATCGTGCCGTTCATCCTCGGCGGCGCGATGGGGCCGGTCACCAACGCCGGCGCGATCGCGCAGTCGCTCGCCGAGACCATGGCCGGTTGCGCGTTGACGCAGCTCGAGCGCAAGGGCGCGCCGGTCATCTTCGGCAACTTCCTCTCATCCATGTCTCTGCGCTCGGGCTCACCGACATTCGGGACGCCGGAACCTGCGATCGGCTCCATGGTGATCGGGCAGCTTGCACGACGCCTCAACCTGCCATTGCGATGCTCGGGCAATTTCACCACGTCGAAGCTGCCGGACGCGCACGCGATGAACGAAGGCACGATGTCGATGCTGGCCGCCGTTCATTGCGGGGCGAACTTCATTCTCCACTCCGCCGGTTTCCTCGACGGGCTCCTGTCCATGTCCTACGAAAAGTTCGTCATGGACGCCGATTTCTGCGGCGCGCTCCACACCTATCTCGACGGCGTGGTGATCGACGATAACCAGCTCGCGCTGGACGCCTTCCGCGAGGTTGGCCCCGGAAGCCACTTCTTCGGCTGCGCGCACACGATGGCGAACTACGAGACCGCCTTCTGGGATTCCGGCGTGGCCGATAATGAACCCTACGAGAAGTGGGAGGCCGCCGGATCGGAAGACGCCGCGATCCGCGCCAACAGGGCCTGGAAGAAGACCCTTGCCGAGTACGAAGCCCCACCGCTGGACGAGGCGATCGACGAGGCGCTGGAGGATTTCATGGCAAGGCGAAAGGCCGAGATGGAGGACGCATGGTATTGA
- a CDS encoding NADH:flavin oxidoreductase — MTNRTPSDPLLQPFQLKHLTLKNRVMSTAHEPAYSEDGLPKERYRLYHAEKAKGGIAMTMTAGSALVSRDSPAAFGNLQAYRDGIVPWLGELADACHEHDCKVMIQLTHLGRRTGWNKADWLPVLSASPVREPAHRAFPKEAEDWDIDRIVADYASAAQRMHAAGLDGIEFEAYGHLMDGFWSPATNHRADAFGGSLDNRMRFSNLVIEAVRKAVGPDFIVGVRMVADEDFSTGISRSQGVEIAQRLTRGGGIDFLNIIRGHIDTDAALTGVIPITGMRSAPHLDFAGEVRAATNFPVFHAARIADVATARHAIASGKLDMVGMTRPHIAEPHIVAKVARGEEHRIRPCVGATYCLDRIYEGGEALCIHNAATGREASIPHVIARSQGPARRVVVVGAGPAGLEAARVAAERGHSVTIMEASGKAGGQINLAIQNPRRRELVGIIDWRLSELEHLGVDIRYDVWAEADDVLALSPDIVIVATGGMPQNPPLETGDDLVTSSWDIVSGAAKPAESVLLYDDNGGHPGMTAAEMIANAGSRLELVSPERFFAPEMGGMNHVPYMRVFHEKDVTVTINTRLIAVRRDGNKLVATLGSDFASEWRAERVVDQVVVEHGTMANDELYHALKPLSKNRGAVDYERLVRGGDIFPESDPAAAFTLFRIGDAVASRNIHAAIYDGIRFALRI, encoded by the coding sequence ATGACAAACCGCACGCCTTCCGACCCGCTCCTCCAGCCTTTCCAGCTCAAGCATCTGACGCTCAAGAATCGCGTCATGTCGACGGCGCACGAGCCGGCCTATTCCGAGGACGGGCTGCCCAAGGAGCGCTATCGGCTCTACCACGCCGAGAAGGCCAAGGGCGGCATCGCCATGACGATGACGGCGGGTTCGGCGCTGGTCTCGCGCGACAGCCCGGCCGCCTTCGGCAACCTCCAGGCCTATCGCGACGGGATCGTGCCCTGGCTGGGCGAGCTTGCCGACGCCTGCCACGAGCATGACTGCAAGGTCATGATCCAGTTGACCCATCTCGGCCGCCGCACCGGCTGGAACAAGGCCGACTGGCTGCCGGTGCTCTCCGCCTCGCCGGTGCGCGAGCCTGCCCATCGCGCCTTCCCCAAGGAAGCAGAGGACTGGGACATAGACCGCATCGTCGCCGACTACGCGTCAGCCGCGCAACGGATGCACGCAGCCGGGCTCGACGGCATCGAGTTCGAGGCCTACGGCCATTTGATGGACGGTTTCTGGTCGCCCGCGACCAACCACCGCGCCGATGCGTTCGGCGGCTCGCTCGACAATCGGATGCGCTTTTCCAACCTCGTCATCGAGGCCGTGCGCAAGGCGGTCGGTCCGGATTTCATCGTCGGCGTCCGCATGGTCGCGGACGAGGATTTTTCCACCGGCATCTCGCGCAGCCAAGGCGTGGAGATCGCGCAGCGCCTGACGCGTGGTGGCGGGATCGACTTCCTCAACATCATTCGCGGCCATATCGACACGGACGCCGCCTTGACCGGCGTGATCCCGATCACCGGCATGCGCTCCGCCCCGCATCTCGATTTCGCCGGCGAAGTGCGCGCCGCGACAAACTTCCCGGTCTTCCATGCGGCTCGTATCGCTGACGTGGCAACCGCGCGCCATGCGATCGCATCCGGGAAGCTCGACATGGTCGGCATGACACGGCCGCATATTGCCGAGCCGCACATCGTCGCCAAGGTCGCGCGTGGAGAGGAACACCGCATCCGCCCTTGCGTCGGCGCGACCTACTGCCTCGATCGCATCTACGAGGGCGGCGAGGCGCTGTGCATCCACAATGCGGCGACGGGGCGCGAGGCGTCGATCCCGCATGTCATCGCACGCAGCCAAGGCCCGGCGCGCAGGGTCGTGGTCGTCGGGGCCGGTCCGGCAGGGCTTGAAGCTGCGCGCGTGGCAGCCGAACGTGGACATTCCGTCACCATCATGGAAGCCTCGGGCAAGGCCGGCGGCCAGATCAATCTCGCCATCCAGAATCCGCGCCGGCGCGAACTCGTCGGCATCATCGACTGGCGGCTGTCCGAGCTGGAGCATCTGGGCGTCGACATCCGCTACGATGTCTGGGCCGAAGCCGACGACGTTCTGGCATTGTCGCCGGACATCGTCATTGTGGCGACCGGCGGCATGCCGCAGAACCCGCCGCTGGAGACAGGCGACGACCTCGTCACGTCGAGCTGGGACATCGTGTCCGGCGCGGCCAAGCCAGCGGAATCGGTCCTGCTCTACGACGACAATGGCGGGCATCCGGGCATGACGGCGGCCGAGATGATCGCCAATGCCGGGTCGAGGCTGGAACTCGTCTCGCCGGAGCGTTTCTTCGCACCGGAAATGGGCGGCATGAACCACGTGCCCTATATGCGCGTGTTCCACGAAAAAGACGTGACCGTGACCATCAACACCCGCCTCATCGCCGTGCGCCGCGACGGCAACAAGCTGGTCGCCACCCTCGGCTCGGATTTCGCCAGTGAGTGGCGCGCGGAACGCGTCGTCGATCAGGTGGTGGTCGAGCACGGCACGATGGCGAACGACGAGCTCTATCACGCGCTCAAGCCGCTCTCGAAAAACCGTGGCGCGGTCGACTATGAGCGGCTGGTGCGGGGCGGGGACATCTTTCCGGAAAGCGATCCGGCTGCCGCGTTCACGCTGTTTCGCATCGGGGATGCGGTTGCATCGCGCAACATCCACGCAGCCATCTATGACGGAATCCGCTTCGCGCTGAGGATTTGA
- a CDS encoding EAL domain-containing protein, with product MAMAEKRSGSDKLILSIKGAYWAALLIIAAMSLATYLLLQNMMAEHQRDESLLTLVGAQKTLSQRIVFLANAAKLAAPDNKRSMLASLEAATDQFEQNYDAILGRLNIGVPTTEAATSGSTENILFARPYHLDFFATSLIANSRRFVSSLETQMGLGFSSIGYQGGEERASLDETVATATLTGFTLLGDKLSASSQAMLDKAMHVHQMLFLATIGVICLIGIFIFRPMTEVIRRRTRELIDARNSMEFIAIHDGLTGLHNRAFMRDHFDQLIKLAHRRGERLAVIQIDLDRFKQINDTLGHAAGDHVLVTTAERMRTSCRASDICARFGGDEFVMVLSAAGSSKDIDGLARRILDKINEPIVYEGATIFSGASAGIAVYPIDAENAADLMIHADLALYAAKKQGGSSFSFFSDELRQELEHRKQLERDITKAIADDDFNVYFQPQMSLTNGAITGVEALVRWKHAERGAISPGEFIPVAEKAGDMPAIGRIVVRKAIKEAASWHRAGIEFGRLAINVSGTELREPDFTKFLFDTLERAGLPTEKLSLEIVESVILDDEKTGIASKLRMIRAAGVHLELDDFGTGYASLSHVNPNEIDRLKIDRRFVQNINLNGDNSKIVRAITELARGLGISIIAEGAETEEELSSLLSIGCDQVQGYSIAFPMPDAQAREWLESRSIRKPVLKLVESAAG from the coding sequence ATGGCGATGGCGGAAAAGCGTTCCGGTTCGGACAAGCTGATCCTGAGCATCAAAGGCGCGTATTGGGCAGCGTTGCTGATCATCGCGGCAATGTCGCTTGCGACCTATCTGCTGCTTCAGAACATGATGGCCGAACATCAGCGCGACGAGTCGCTTTTGACTTTGGTCGGCGCGCAAAAGACCTTGTCTCAACGCATCGTGTTTCTGGCAAACGCGGCGAAACTCGCAGCGCCCGATAACAAGCGCTCGATGCTCGCCTCGCTGGAGGCCGCGACGGACCAGTTCGAGCAGAACTACGACGCCATTCTTGGCCGCCTCAATATCGGCGTTCCGACGACGGAAGCCGCGACCAGCGGATCGACGGAAAACATCCTCTTCGCGCGCCCGTATCATCTCGATTTCTTCGCGACGAGCCTGATCGCCAACAGCCGGCGCTTCGTCTCCTCGCTGGAAACGCAGATGGGCCTGGGTTTCTCAAGCATCGGCTATCAAGGCGGCGAGGAGCGTGCATCCTTGGACGAGACCGTCGCGACGGCGACGTTGACGGGCTTCACCCTCCTGGGCGACAAGCTGTCCGCCAGCTCGCAGGCCATGTTGGACAAGGCGATGCACGTCCATCAGATGCTTTTCCTTGCCACGATCGGCGTCATCTGCCTGATCGGCATCTTCATCTTCCGTCCGATGACCGAAGTCATCCGCCGCAGGACACGCGAACTGATCGATGCGCGCAACTCCATGGAATTCATCGCCATTCATGACGGGCTGACGGGGCTCCACAACCGCGCCTTCATGCGCGATCATTTCGACCAACTCATCAAGCTGGCGCATCGGCGCGGCGAACGCCTGGCGGTGATCCAGATCGATCTCGACCGCTTCAAGCAGATCAACGACACGCTCGGCCACGCGGCCGGCGACCATGTGCTGGTGACGACGGCGGAACGCATGCGAACCTCCTGCCGCGCATCCGACATATGCGCCCGGTTCGGCGGCGACGAGTTCGTGATGGTGCTGTCCGCCGCGGGCTCGTCGAAGGATATCGACGGCCTGGCACGGCGTATCCTCGACAAGATCAACGAGCCGATCGTCTATGAAGGCGCGACGATCTTTTCGGGCGCGAGCGCCGGCATCGCGGTCTATCCGATCGATGCGGAGAACGCCGCCGACCTCATGATCCATGCCGATCTCGCACTCTACGCGGCGAAGAAGCAGGGCGGCAGCTCCTTCTCGTTCTTCTCCGACGAGCTTCGGCAGGAACTCGAACACCGCAAGCAACTCGAGCGCGACATCACGAAGGCCATCGCAGATGACGATTTCAACGTCTACTTCCAGCCGCAGATGTCGCTGACGAACGGCGCGATCACCGGAGTCGAGGCGCTGGTCCGCTGGAAGCATGCCGAGCGCGGTGCGATCTCGCCGGGCGAGTTCATCCCGGTGGCGGAGAAGGCGGGCGACATGCCGGCGATCGGCCGAATCGTGGTGCGCAAGGCGATTAAGGAAGCGGCCTCCTGGCATCGCGCCGGCATCGAGTTCGGCAGACTGGCTATCAACGTGTCGGGGACGGAACTGCGCGAGCCCGATTTCACCAAATTCCTGTTCGACACGCTGGAGCGCGCGGGACTGCCGACGGAGAAGCTGTCGCTGGAAATCGTCGAGTCGGTGATCCTCGACGACGAGAAGACCGGCATCGCTTCGAAGCTGCGCATGATCCGCGCGGCCGGCGTGCATTTGGAGCTGGATGATTTCGGCACGGGCTACGCCTCACTCAGCCACGTTAATCCGAACGAGATCGACCGCCTGAAGATCGACCGCCGCTTCGTGCAGAACATCAATCTGAACGGTGACAACTCCAAGATCGTCCGCGCCATCACGGAACTGGCGCGCGGGCTCGGCATCTCGATCATCGCGGAAGGCGCGGAGACGGAGGAGGAACTGTCGTCGTTGCTCTCGATCGGCTGCGATCAGGTGCAGGGCTATTCGATCGCATTCCCGATGCCCGACGCGCAGGCGCGCGAATGGCTGGAATCACGGTCCATCAGAAAGCCGGTGCTGAAGCTCGTTGAAAGTGCCGCTGGCTGA
- the tdh gene encoding L-threonine 3-dehydrogenase, which yields MSNMMRALVKAKAEPGIWMEEVPVPEIGPNDVLIKVKKSAICGTDVHIYNWDQWAQKTVPVPMVTGHEFVGTVADFGAAVNEYTVGQRVSGEGHIVCGHCRNCRAGRGHLCRNTLGVGVHRAGSFAEYVVLPKHNVVAIPDDVPDEVAAIFDPLGNAVHTALSFDLVGEDVLVTGAGPIGIMGALVAQCVGARKVVITDINPVRLDLARKMGIHHVVDAVNENLRDVMREEGMTEGFDVGLEMSGSAVAFRDMIDTMNNGGKIAILGIAPTGFEIDWNKVIFKMLHLKGIYGREMFETWYKMIALVQGPLDVTGLITHRIGIDDYQAGFDAMRSGNSGKVVMDW from the coding sequence ATGTCCAACATGATGCGCGCCCTTGTGAAGGCGAAGGCCGAACCGGGTATCTGGATGGAAGAGGTTCCGGTTCCCGAGATCGGGCCCAACGACGTGCTCATCAAGGTGAAGAAGTCGGCGATCTGCGGCACGGACGTCCACATCTACAACTGGGACCAGTGGGCGCAGAAGACCGTGCCCGTGCCGATGGTGACGGGCCATGAATTCGTCGGAACGGTCGCCGATTTTGGCGCGGCGGTGAATGAGTACACGGTCGGGCAGCGCGTTTCGGGCGAGGGCCATATCGTCTGCGGCCATTGCCGCAACTGCCGGGCGGGCAGGGGGCATCTCTGCCGCAACACGCTCGGCGTCGGCGTCCATCGCGCGGGCTCCTTCGCGGAATATGTCGTCCTGCCCAAGCACAATGTCGTGGCCATTCCCGACGACGTGCCGGATGAGGTGGCGGCGATTTTCGATCCGCTCGGCAACGCGGTGCACACGGCCCTGTCGTTCGATCTCGTCGGCGAGGATGTGTTGGTGACGGGCGCCGGCCCCATCGGGATCATGGGCGCGCTGGTCGCGCAATGCGTCGGCGCGCGCAAGGTCGTCATCACCGACATCAATCCGGTGCGTCTCGACCTCGCCCGCAAGATGGGCATCCATCACGTCGTCGATGCCGTCAACGAGAACCTGCGCGATGTTATGCGCGAGGAGGGCATGACCGAGGGCTTCGACGTCGGCTTGGAAATGTCGGGCTCGGCGGTCGCCTTCCGCGACATGATCGACACGATGAACAATGGCGGCAAGATCGCCATCCTCGGCATCGCGCCGACAGGCTTCGAGATCGACTGGAACAAGGTCATCTTCAAGATGCTGCATCTGAAGGGCATCTACGGCCGTGAGATGTTCGAGACCTGGTACAAGATGATCGCGCTGGTGCAGGGGCCGCTCGACGTGACCGGACTGATCACGCACCGCATCGGCATCGACGACTATCAGGCCGGTTTCGATGCGATGCGCAGCGGCAATTCCGGCAAGGTGGTAATGGACTGGTAG